The segment CGAGTACGCGAAGAAAGGTCTGGTGGTCAGCTCGACCAAGTCCATGACAGGTCACCTATTGGGTGGCGCTGGTGGTATTGAGAGCGTGTTCACCGTGATGGCTCTGCATGATCAAAAGATCCCGCCGACCATCAACTTGGATAACCAAGATCCAGATTGTGATTTGGATTACTGCGCCAATACAGCGCGGGACGCCAAGCTGGAAGTGGCTGTAAAAAACAACTTCGGCTTTGGCGGCACCAACGGTACGCTGGTTTTCAAGCGGATCTAAGCGCACATAAGTGCCTATGGGCGCGTATGAACTGCTTTACCGTTCAGTGAAGACCCCCAAAAAGCCCGCATAGGTCATGCCTTGCGGGCTTTTTTACGTCTAGGCGGGCTTGATTCGCGCTTTCCCTAGGTAGGCCTTCGCCTAGAGTTTGCACACTGCTGCGGTATGAGTGCCCGTTATCACGCCCCTGCAGTCGCCTACGCTTTTGCTCGTCCGGCGTGGGCAGGTTGGGCGTTACTTGTGATCTGGCTGGCATTGCTCACTGCCATGCTTGCTTGGAAATTTCAGTCCCAAGTGGGTTGGCTCAGAGTGTTCTTGGCTTTTGCAGTGCTGTTGCTGGCAACTGAGTTGCTGCGCAGGCAGTGGCAATACTGGCCGCAAGGCAAACTGCTTTGGAATGGTGAGCACTGGTCCATAGAGTCTGAGACTTCGCCTGTTGCTGAGTCTCAGGCTGTGCAGCTTCGTATAGGGCTGGATGGAGGAAGTTGGTTGTGGGTGTGTGTTTCAGATGTTTTATTGCTTAAGTCCATAGACGGTAAGCGTAAGGTGCTATGGATTTTTATAACTCAGCAGCACAGCCCTGTGCAATGGGGCGACTTGCGGCGTGCGGTATATTCATTCATCGCGCCGCTTAAAGAGCAGGGTTAGGCCCTTGCCGGTGATAGCGGCACGCATCTTGGCACTTCATGACACCTCCCGATTTCCCCACCCCTTCCGCAGACAGTGATCTGGCTTTGGTTGAACGAGCCAATGCTGGTGACAAGAAGGCATTTGAATTGCTGGTGATCAAATACCAGCGACGGATTGAACGGCTAGTGGGGCGTATGGTGCGGGATGTGGACCTGGTGCCTGATATTGCCCAGGAAACCTTTATCCGTGCCTACAAGGCCTTGCACCAGTTTCGAGGTGAGGCGCAGTTCTATACCTGGTTGTACCGTATTGCCGTCAATACCGCCAAGAAGGCCTTGATGGAGATGCGTCGCTCTCCAGTGATCACCGAGAGCGCGTTACAAAATGCTGATGACGATGATGAAACTTCTGGACACAGGCGGGAACTAACGACTCAGGAAACCCCCGAAACTGTATTGGCTGCGCAAGAAATTGCCCAAGCCGTCAATGCTGCAATGGAGGCTTTGCCCGAGGATTTGCGCCAAGCGGTTACGCTGCGCGAGATTGAAGGCTTGAGCTATGAGGAAATCGCTTTGGCGATGGATTGCCCCATTGGTACGGTGCGCTCGCGCATCTTTCGGGCGCGTGAGGCGATTTCGGCGAGGGTCAAACCTTTGCTGGAGCGTCAAGGTGGAAAGCGTTGGTAGACCATGCAAGATGAGCAGGTGAACTTCATGAATGACGATCTGATCAAGCGCGAGCAACTCTCGG is part of the Comamonas sp. Y33R10-2 genome and harbors:
- the rpoE gene encoding RNA polymerase sigma factor RpoE; the protein is MTPPDFPTPSADSDLALVERANAGDKKAFELLVIKYQRRIERLVGRMVRDVDLVPDIAQETFIRAYKALHQFRGEAQFYTWLYRIAVNTAKKALMEMRRSPVITESALQNADDDDETSGHRRELTTQETPETVLAAQEIAQAVNAAMEALPEDLRQAVTLREIEGLSYEEIALAMDCPIGTVRSRIFRAREAISARVKPLLERQGGKRW